Proteins encoded together in one Impatiens glandulifera chromosome 1, dImpGla2.1, whole genome shotgun sequence window:
- the LOC124930841 gene encoding secreted RxLR effector protein 161-like — translation MEDWQVPLPRLIDEGRYNLCLTGCKPVDIPIKKGIKLNELNSPELAEPEMFRRLVGRLIYLSFTRPDIGFSVQQLSQYMQKLLEVHWEVALQVVKYLKGTPSLGLFYSCNTNSVLEAFSDADWATCTDSRRSLTGYCVKLGGAMVSWKTKTKHSLMIHCRSGIPKHGHHCM, via the exons ATGGAGGATTGGCAAGTTCCACTGCCTCGTCTCATTGATGAAGGCAGATATAATCTCT GTCTTACTGGATGTAAACCAGTTGATATCCCAATAAAAAAAGGGATCAAACTCAATGAATTAAATAGTCCAGAATTGGCTGAACCCGAGATGTTCAGAAGGCTTGTTGGACGTTTAATTTACTTGAGTTTTACAAGACCAGATATCGGTTTTAGTGTCCAGCAACTAAGTCAATATATGCAGAAACTGCTGGAAGTCCATTGGGAGGTTGCCTTACAGGTTGTCAAGTACCTTAAAGGCACGCCTTCACTTGGACTGTTTTACTCTTGTAATACTAATAGTGTACTTGAGGCTTTTTCAGATGCCGATTGGGCAACTTGTACAGACAGTCGGAGGTCCCTTACAGGTTATTGTGTTAAACTTGGAGGAGCCATGGTgtcttggaaaacaaaaacaaaacacagTCTCATGATCCACTGTAGAAGTGGAATACCGAAGCATGGCCACCACTGTATGTGA